A window of the Halichoerus grypus chromosome 2, mHalGry1.hap1.1, whole genome shotgun sequence genome harbors these coding sequences:
- the CCNI2 gene encoding LOW QUALITY PROTEIN: cyclin-I2 (The sequence of the model RefSeq protein was modified relative to this genomic sequence to represent the inferred CDS: substituted 2 bases at 2 genomic stop codons), whose protein sequence is MASGGRLPAPAGRGPRAAAPALRAAPGPRTPRTPVGPAPWPVPWDRGGPLNERRLVAHLQLALGREARPWRGGQPQVEICHEVRDLVLWLLELKNIFDFSQTTFNLALTTFGRLLVSLKIRERILQCAMITSLRLAAKVNEEEELIPRVKDFLKHYGSGYTPNELLRMELAILDRLHWDLYIATPLDFLTIVSRGGLCSNIKNHGLXFHALVVVGWPHVVELLPQRNPSLHVASLTRQLQHCMAGHQLLQFKGSTLALVIITLELERLMPDWCTPISDLLKKAQVSTEQLSHCKGLVKQHLRSLXSSCSDNFLSHLPASVPLPLVSFRA, encoded by the exons ATGGCTTCGGGAGGGCGGCTCCCCGCGCCGGCCGGGAGAGGACCCCGAGCTGCGGCCCCCGCCCTCCGCGCCGCTCCGGGTCCGCGCACTCCGCGGACCCCCGTCGGGCCCGCGCCCTGGCCGGTGCCCTGGGACAGGGGAGGCCCTCTGAACGAGCGCCGGCTGGTCGCCCACCTGCAACTGGCGCTGGGTCGCGAGGCGCGCCCGTGGCGGGGCGGCCAACCCCAG GTCGAGATCTGCCACGAGGTCCGGGACCTCGTGTTGTGGCTCCTGGAGCTTAAGAACATTTTTGACTTCTCCCAGACCACTTTTAACCTGGCTCTCACTACCTTCGGCCGCCTCCTGGTTTCATTAAAG ATAAGAGAGAGAATACTCCAATGTGCCATGATTACTTCCTTGAGACTCGCTGCCAAAGTTAACGAAGAAGAGGAG ttaATTCCACGCGTAAAAGACTTCTTAAAGCACTATGGCTCTGGCTATACCCCAAATGAGCTGCTGAGGATGGAGCTGGCTATTTTGGACAGACTGCACTGGGACCTCTATATTGCGACGCCGCTGGACTTCTTGACCATAGTAA GTAGGGGGGGTTTGTGTTCTAACATTAAAAACCACGGTCTCTAGTTCCACGCCCTGGTGGTCGTGGGCTGGCCCCACGTGGTGGAGCTGCTGCCTCAGAGGAATCCTTCCCTCCACGTCGCGTCCCTGACCAGGCAGCTGCAGCACTGTATGGCGGGCCACCAGCTGCTGCAGTTCaagggctccacactggcctTGGTCATCATCACCTTAGAGTTGGAGAGGCTCATGCCCGACTGGTGTACTCCTATATCTGATCTGCTAAAGAAAGCACAG GTCAGTACTGAGCAGTTGAGCCACTGCAAGGGACTGGTAAAGCAGCATCTGAGAAGTTTGTAGTCCTCCTGCTCAGACAACTTTCTGTCCCACCTCCCGGCCTCTGTGCCCCTACCCCTAGTATCCTTTAGAGCATAA